ATTAATTGCTCTTTAATTCCTAATGTATAATTACCTCGTCCATCGAAAGAATCAGGAGATATTCCCTGAAAATCCCTAATTCGAGCGATGGCAACATTAATTAATCTATCTAAAAATTCATACATTCTATTGCTCCTGAGGGTAACTTTACAACCAACAGGCATTCCTTTTCTTATTGAAAAATTTGATATAGATTTACTTGACTTTGTGATTACTGGTTTTTGACCAGTAATGGCTGTTATAACCTCAGTAGCTTCATCTATTATTTTTGCATCTTCTCTGGCTTTTCCTAAGCCCATATTGATAACTATTTTTTCAATTTTTGGAACTGCCATTTTATTTGTATAATTATATTTTTTCATTATTGCAGGTATAACTTCCTGCTGATATTTTTGCTTTAGTCTGGGTACCACTTGTTAACCTCCTAGACTTTGTCTATGATTTCTCCACATTTTTTACATACTCGGACTTTTGACCCTTCTTTTGTAACATCTCTCTTGATATTTGTAGGCTTACTGCATTTATTGCAAACCAATCTAACATTTGATAAATGAATAGGTCCTTCCTGTTTAACAATTCCACCCTGAGGTGAT
The window above is part of the Atribacterota bacterium genome. Proteins encoded here:
- the rplE gene encoding 50S ribosomal protein L5 — encoded protein: MVPRLKQKYQQEVIPAIMKKYNYTNKMAVPKIEKIVINMGLGKAREDAKIIDEATEVITAITGQKPVITKSSKSISNFSIRKGMPVGCKVTLRSNRMYEFLDRLINVAIARIRDFQGISPDSFDGRGNYTLGIKEQLIFPEIEFDRVNTTLGMNITIATDSKNDEEAKELLRLIGMPFKKDE
- the rplX gene encoding 50S ribosomal protein L24, which translates into the protein MQKGKVALKKGDNVLVISGEDKGKKGKIIDIFPNKKEIIVEGVNFLKKHMKPTQKSPQGGIVKQEGPIHLSNVRLVCNKCSKPTNIKRDVTKEGSKVRVCKKCGEIIDKV